The proteins below come from a single Benincasa hispida cultivar B227 chromosome 4, ASM972705v1, whole genome shotgun sequence genomic window:
- the LOC120075926 gene encoding serine/threonine-protein kinase SRPK isoform X2 translates to MAVSDVEAVLDFLRKNGFSEAESALKRDVVEKSELGSFDFEKFFFPMVPAPPPVRIPSTSRKLAARSDGDDDDRSGSNSVSSDDEFVSLRSSTSDVCSSDSSSDIASQFDTARDYHEFDLQNDFLWYDEKEDVNFMTPSFEGQDFFGCPSEDKFIMTTQRDEQFSSLSAPAKSILCRSTPSSDESLIEVDGVDRYKQLEGGFEGLSKGSIPFCKCCVAHGEFYNKSADCNYLNPSFNEMDSNDFQSKVVKDIVANCDLAPQCDSSTDIYSSSNFVQEFEDHNDSQNKILERSYTLNAANSFKVGSLGEVQEEANEFEPVADGDGVAADDELPMYYTNNDEFEVFDLRIIHRKNRTGFEESKDLPIVLNKVLAGRYYVTEYLGSAAFSKVVQAHDLHMGVDVCLKIIKNDKDFFDQSLDEIKLLKLVNKHDPADQCHILRLYDYFYHQEHLFIVCELLRANLYEFQKFNQESGGAAYFTFRRLQVITRQCLEALEFLHHLGIIHCDLKPENILIKSYKRCEIKVIDLGSSCFQSDNLCLYVQSRSYRAPEVILGLPYDPKIDLWSLGCILAELWSGEVLFPNDAVVMILARMIGLFGPIDLEMLLKGQETHKYFTKEYDLFYMNEETDQMEFIIPEESSLEDHLRVFDSGFIDFLTNLLEINPERRPTAKEALAHPWLSQSYE, encoded by the exons ATGGCGGTTTCAGACGTGGAAGCAGTGCTCGATTTTCTgaggaaaaatgggttttcagagGCAGAGTCAGCTCTCAAAAGGGATGTGGTTGAAAAATCTGAATTGggttcttttgattttgagaaattCTTCTTTCCGATGGTTCCTGCTCCACCTCCGGTCAGAATTCCGTCCACTTCCCGGAAATTGGCCGCTCGTTCTGACGGCGACGACGACGATCGTTCTGGATCGAACTCTGTTTCTTCTGACGATGAGTTTGTAAGCTTGAGATCTTCTACTTCTGACGTTTGCTCCTCTG ATTCTTCTTCAGATATTGCCTCTCAGTTCGATACGGCGCGTGATTACCATGAATTTGATTTGCAGAATGATTTTCTTTGGTATGATGAGAAAGAGGATGTGAATTTCATGACACCTTCCTTTGAGGGTCAGGATTTCTTTGGCTGCCCTAGTGAGGATAAGTTTATAATGACTACTCAGAGAGATGAGCAATTTAGTAGTTTATCAGCTCCGGCGAAGTCGATTCTTTGTCGTTCAACTCCCTCGAGTGACGAAAGTTTGATCGAGGTCGACGGTGTTGACAGATATAAGCAACTTGAAGGAGGGTTTGAGGGGCTCTCTAAGGGCTCGATTCCTTTTTGCAAATGCTGTGTTGCTCATGGAGAGTTTTATAACAAGTCTGCAGATTGTAATTATCTGAATCCAAGTTTTAATGAAATGGATTCCAATGATTTCCAGTCGAAAGTAGTTAAAGACATTGTCGCTAATTGTGATTTGGCTCCTCAATGTGATTCTTCGACTGATATATATTCTAGTTCTAACTTTGTCCAAGAGTTTGAAGATCACAATGACTCCCAAAATAAGATCCTTGAAAGAAGTTACACACTTAATGCAGCCAATAGCTTTAAAGTCGGTAGTCTTGGAGAAGTACAGGAGGAAGCCAATGAATTTGAACCAGTTGCAGATGGAGATGGTGTTGCTGCTGACGACGAGCTCCCGATGTATTATACcaacaatgatgaatttgaagtATTTGATCTGAGAATTATACATAGAAAGAACAG GACTGGATTTGAAGAGAGCAAGGATTTGCCTATTGTGCTAAATAAAGTCCTTGCAGGCAGATACTATGTTACTGAATACCTAGGATCGGCCGCTTTTAGTAAAGTTGTTCAAGCACATGATCTTCATATGGGAGTAGATGTTTGCCTAAAGATTATTAAAAACGACAAAGATTTTTTCGATCAGAGCTTAGATGAAATCAAACTTCTAAAGCTTGTCAACAAACATGACCCTGCAGATCAGTGCCACATTTTACGGCTTTACGACTACTTTTATCATCAG GAACATCTCTTCATTGTTTGCGAGCTACTTCGAGCAAACTTGTACGAATTTCAAAAGTTCAATCAAGAATCTGGTGGAGCTGCTTATTTTACATTTCGGAGGTTGCAG GTCATTACACGTCAATGTTTGGAAGCATTGGAGTTCTTGCATCATTTGGGAATCATTCACTGTGATCTAAAGCCAGAAAACATTCTTATTAAAAGTTACAAACGATGTGAGATTAAGGTTATCGACCTTGGAAGCAGTTGCTTTCAATCAGATAACTTGTGCCTATACGTTCAGTCTCGATCCTATAGAGCTCCTGAAGTAATACTAGGTCTCCCATACGATCCAAAGATTGACTTGTGGTCTCTCGGTTGTATATTAGCTGAGCTATGGTCGGGAGAA GTATTGTTTCCAAACGATGCAGTTGTAATGATCCTCGCACGCATGATCGGATTGTTCGGGCCCATCGACCTGGAGATGCTCCTAAAAGGACAGGAGACACACAAATACTTCACTAAAGAATATGATCTGttttatatgaatgag GAAACTGATCAAATGGAATTCATCATCCCTGAAGAGTCCTCCTTGGAGGATCATCTGCGAGTTTTTGACTCGGGGTTCATTGACTTTCTTACAAACTTACTCGAGATCAATCCAGAAAGACGACCAACTGCAAAGGAAGCTCTCGCACATCCGTGGCTTTCGCAGTCGTACGAATAA
- the LOC120075926 gene encoding serine/threonine-protein kinase MRK1 isoform X1, which yields MAVSDVEAVLDFLRKNGFSEAESALKRDVVEKSELGSFDFEKFFFPMVPAPPPVRIPSTSRKLAARSDGDDDDRSGSNSVSSDDEFVSLRSSTSDVCSSEFINPYGIPSDSSSDIASQFDTARDYHEFDLQNDFLWYDEKEDVNFMTPSFEGQDFFGCPSEDKFIMTTQRDEQFSSLSAPAKSILCRSTPSSDESLIEVDGVDRYKQLEGGFEGLSKGSIPFCKCCVAHGEFYNKSADCNYLNPSFNEMDSNDFQSKVVKDIVANCDLAPQCDSSTDIYSSSNFVQEFEDHNDSQNKILERSYTLNAANSFKVGSLGEVQEEANEFEPVADGDGVAADDELPMYYTNNDEFEVFDLRIIHRKNRTGFEESKDLPIVLNKVLAGRYYVTEYLGSAAFSKVVQAHDLHMGVDVCLKIIKNDKDFFDQSLDEIKLLKLVNKHDPADQCHILRLYDYFYHQEHLFIVCELLRANLYEFQKFNQESGGAAYFTFRRLQVITRQCLEALEFLHHLGIIHCDLKPENILIKSYKRCEIKVIDLGSSCFQSDNLCLYVQSRSYRAPEVILGLPYDPKIDLWSLGCILAELWSGEVLFPNDAVVMILARMIGLFGPIDLEMLLKGQETHKYFTKEYDLFYMNEETDQMEFIIPEESSLEDHLRVFDSGFIDFLTNLLEINPERRPTAKEALAHPWLSQSYE from the exons ATGGCGGTTTCAGACGTGGAAGCAGTGCTCGATTTTCTgaggaaaaatgggttttcagagGCAGAGTCAGCTCTCAAAAGGGATGTGGTTGAAAAATCTGAATTGggttcttttgattttgagaaattCTTCTTTCCGATGGTTCCTGCTCCACCTCCGGTCAGAATTCCGTCCACTTCCCGGAAATTGGCCGCTCGTTCTGACGGCGACGACGACGATCGTTCTGGATCGAACTCTGTTTCTTCTGACGATGAGTTTGTAAGCTTGAGATCTTCTACTTCTGACGTTTGCTCCTCTG AATTCATCAATCCTTATGGTATTCCTTCAGATTCTTCTTCAGATATTGCCTCTCAGTTCGATACGGCGCGTGATTACCATGAATTTGATTTGCAGAATGATTTTCTTTGGTATGATGAGAAAGAGGATGTGAATTTCATGACACCTTCCTTTGAGGGTCAGGATTTCTTTGGCTGCCCTAGTGAGGATAAGTTTATAATGACTACTCAGAGAGATGAGCAATTTAGTAGTTTATCAGCTCCGGCGAAGTCGATTCTTTGTCGTTCAACTCCCTCGAGTGACGAAAGTTTGATCGAGGTCGACGGTGTTGACAGATATAAGCAACTTGAAGGAGGGTTTGAGGGGCTCTCTAAGGGCTCGATTCCTTTTTGCAAATGCTGTGTTGCTCATGGAGAGTTTTATAACAAGTCTGCAGATTGTAATTATCTGAATCCAAGTTTTAATGAAATGGATTCCAATGATTTCCAGTCGAAAGTAGTTAAAGACATTGTCGCTAATTGTGATTTGGCTCCTCAATGTGATTCTTCGACTGATATATATTCTAGTTCTAACTTTGTCCAAGAGTTTGAAGATCACAATGACTCCCAAAATAAGATCCTTGAAAGAAGTTACACACTTAATGCAGCCAATAGCTTTAAAGTCGGTAGTCTTGGAGAAGTACAGGAGGAAGCCAATGAATTTGAACCAGTTGCAGATGGAGATGGTGTTGCTGCTGACGACGAGCTCCCGATGTATTATACcaacaatgatgaatttgaagtATTTGATCTGAGAATTATACATAGAAAGAACAG GACTGGATTTGAAGAGAGCAAGGATTTGCCTATTGTGCTAAATAAAGTCCTTGCAGGCAGATACTATGTTACTGAATACCTAGGATCGGCCGCTTTTAGTAAAGTTGTTCAAGCACATGATCTTCATATGGGAGTAGATGTTTGCCTAAAGATTATTAAAAACGACAAAGATTTTTTCGATCAGAGCTTAGATGAAATCAAACTTCTAAAGCTTGTCAACAAACATGACCCTGCAGATCAGTGCCACATTTTACGGCTTTACGACTACTTTTATCATCAG GAACATCTCTTCATTGTTTGCGAGCTACTTCGAGCAAACTTGTACGAATTTCAAAAGTTCAATCAAGAATCTGGTGGAGCTGCTTATTTTACATTTCGGAGGTTGCAG GTCATTACACGTCAATGTTTGGAAGCATTGGAGTTCTTGCATCATTTGGGAATCATTCACTGTGATCTAAAGCCAGAAAACATTCTTATTAAAAGTTACAAACGATGTGAGATTAAGGTTATCGACCTTGGAAGCAGTTGCTTTCAATCAGATAACTTGTGCCTATACGTTCAGTCTCGATCCTATAGAGCTCCTGAAGTAATACTAGGTCTCCCATACGATCCAAAGATTGACTTGTGGTCTCTCGGTTGTATATTAGCTGAGCTATGGTCGGGAGAA GTATTGTTTCCAAACGATGCAGTTGTAATGATCCTCGCACGCATGATCGGATTGTTCGGGCCCATCGACCTGGAGATGCTCCTAAAAGGACAGGAGACACACAAATACTTCACTAAAGAATATGATCTGttttatatgaatgag GAAACTGATCAAATGGAATTCATCATCCCTGAAGAGTCCTCCTTGGAGGATCATCTGCGAGTTTTTGACTCGGGGTTCATTGACTTTCTTACAAACTTACTCGAGATCAATCCAGAAAGACGACCAACTGCAAAGGAAGCTCTCGCACATCCGTGGCTTTCGCAGTCGTACGAATAA
- the LOC120075926 gene encoding dual specificity tyrosine-phosphorylation-regulated kinase 4 isoform X3, whose amino-acid sequence MYYAIYRTGFEESKDLPIVLNKVLAGRYYVTEYLGSAAFSKVVQAHDLHMGVDVCLKIIKNDKDFFDQSLDEIKLLKLVNKHDPADQCHILRLYDYFYHQEHLFIVCELLRANLYEFQKFNQESGGAAYFTFRRLQVITRQCLEALEFLHHLGIIHCDLKPENILIKSYKRCEIKVIDLGSSCFQSDNLCLYVQSRSYRAPEVILGLPYDPKIDLWSLGCILAELWSGEVLFPNDAVVMILARMIGLFGPIDLEMLLKGQETHKYFTKEYDLFYMNEETDQMEFIIPEESSLEDHLRVFDSGFIDFLTNLLEINPERRPTAKEALAHPWLSQSYE is encoded by the exons ATGTATTATGCAATCTACAGGACTGGATTTGAAGAGAGCAAGGATTTGCCTATTGTGCTAAATAAAGTCCTTGCAGGCAGATACTATGTTACTGAATACCTAGGATCGGCCGCTTTTAGTAAAGTTGTTCAAGCACATGATCTTCATATGGGAGTAGATGTTTGCCTAAAGATTATTAAAAACGACAAAGATTTTTTCGATCAGAGCTTAGATGAAATCAAACTTCTAAAGCTTGTCAACAAACATGACCCTGCAGATCAGTGCCACATTTTACGGCTTTACGACTACTTTTATCATCAG GAACATCTCTTCATTGTTTGCGAGCTACTTCGAGCAAACTTGTACGAATTTCAAAAGTTCAATCAAGAATCTGGTGGAGCTGCTTATTTTACATTTCGGAGGTTGCAG GTCATTACACGTCAATGTTTGGAAGCATTGGAGTTCTTGCATCATTTGGGAATCATTCACTGTGATCTAAAGCCAGAAAACATTCTTATTAAAAGTTACAAACGATGTGAGATTAAGGTTATCGACCTTGGAAGCAGTTGCTTTCAATCAGATAACTTGTGCCTATACGTTCAGTCTCGATCCTATAGAGCTCCTGAAGTAATACTAGGTCTCCCATACGATCCAAAGATTGACTTGTGGTCTCTCGGTTGTATATTAGCTGAGCTATGGTCGGGAGAA GTATTGTTTCCAAACGATGCAGTTGTAATGATCCTCGCACGCATGATCGGATTGTTCGGGCCCATCGACCTGGAGATGCTCCTAAAAGGACAGGAGACACACAAATACTTCACTAAAGAATATGATCTGttttatatgaatgag GAAACTGATCAAATGGAATTCATCATCCCTGAAGAGTCCTCCTTGGAGGATCATCTGCGAGTTTTTGACTCGGGGTTCATTGACTTTCTTACAAACTTACTCGAGATCAATCCAGAAAGACGACCAACTGCAAAGGAAGCTCTCGCACATCCGTGGCTTTCGCAGTCGTACGAATAA